A stretch of the Malus domestica chromosome 08, GDT2T_hap1 genome encodes the following:
- the LOC103421136 gene encoding polyadenylate-binding protein RBP47-like isoform X2: MQSNGSDSSVQQQEQQQPSNNHNQRPQQPQQAQAQTPPPQQWMAMQYPTTAMVMQHQMMPPQHYATPPPPPQHYMAYHQYQQQQHIQHLQQQQQLGSGSGENKTIWVGDLHHWMDENYLHTCFASTGEIASIKLIRNKQTLLSEGYGFVEFFSHATAEKVLQNYAGILMPNTEQPFRLNWATFSTGDKRSDNAPDLSIFVGDLAADVTDSLLHETFSSKYPSVKAAKVVFDANTGRSKGYGFVRFGDENERSQAMTEMNGTFCSSRPMRIGAATPRKSSGYQQQYSSQGGYVSNGTPTQGFQFDGDSTNTTIFVGGLDPNVTDEDLRQPFSQYGEIVSVKIPVGKGCGFVQFANRNNAEEALPKLNGTVIGKQTVRLSWGRNPANKQFRSDFGNQWGGAAYYGGPVYEGYGYALPPHHDPSMYAAASAAYGAYPVYGTHQQQVS; this comes from the exons ATGCAATCGAACGGCTCTGATTCGTCGGTGCAACAGCAGGAGCAGCAGCAACCGAGTAATAACCATAACCAACGGCCGCAGCAGCCGCAACAGGCCCAAGCTCAGACGCCGCCGCCGCAGCAGTGGATGGCTATGCAGTACCCGACGACGGCGATGGTAATGCAGCACCAGATGATGCCGCCGCAGCACTATGCGACTCCTCCGCCTCCGCCGCAGCACTACATGGCGTACCACCAgtaccagcagcagcagcacatACAACACcttcagcagcagcagcagttgGGATCTGGCAGCGGCGAGAATAAGACCATCTGGGTCGGTGATTTGCACCATTGGATGGACGAGAATTACCTTCACACCTGCTTCGCTTCCACCGGCGAG ATTGCCTCCATCAAGCTTATTCGCAATAAGCAGACTCTTTTATCCGAGGGCTACGGCTTTGTGGAATTCTTTTCACACGCAACAGCTGAGAAAGTTCTACAGAACTACGCTGGCATTCTAATGCCCAACACAGAACAGCCCTTCCGTCTGAACTGGGCTACATTTAGCACCGGTGATAAGCGTTCAGATAATGCTCCTGATCTTTCCATTTTTGTAGGAGATTTAGCTGCAGATGTTACAGATAGTTTATTGCACGAAACTTTTTCTAGTAAATATCCATCTGTTAAAGCTGCAAAAGTCGTCTTTGATGCCAATACTGGCCGTTCAAAGGGTTACGGTTTTGTGAGGTTTGGGGACGAGAATGAAAGGTCACAGGCTATGACTGAAATGAATGGTACCTTTTGTTCCAGCAGGCCTATGCGCATCGGTGCTGCAACTCCTAGGAAATCATCTGGGTATCAACAACAATACTCTTCACAAG GGGGTTATGTTTCAAATGGTACACCAACCCAGGGATTCCAATTTGATGGAGATTCTACAAACACAACA ATATTTGTCGGGGGGCTTGATCCAAATGTTACTGATGAAGATCTCAGGCAGCCCTTCTCTCAGTATGGCGAGATAGTTTCTGTTAAAATACCAGTTGGAAAAGGATGTGGATTTGTACAATTTGCTAACAG AAATAATGCTGAGGAGGCATTGCCGAAACTCAATGGCACAGTAATTGGCAAGCAAACAGTCCGACTTTCATGGGGACGCAATCCAGCAAATAAGCAG TTCAGATCGGATTTTGGTAACCAATGGGGAGGTGCCGCCTACTACGGAGGACCTGTTTATGAAGGTTACGGCTATGCTCTACCACCACATCATGACCCTAGCATGTATGCTGCAGCTTCGGCTGCATATGGAGCTTATCCGGTGTATGGCACCCACCAACAACAAGTAAGCTGA
- the LOC103421136 gene encoding polyadenylate-binding protein RBP47-like isoform X1, producing MQSNGSDSSVQQQEQQQPSNNHNQRPQQPQQAQAQTPPPQQWMAMQYPTTAMVMQHQMMPPQHYATPPPPPQHYMAYHQYQQQQHIQHLQQQQQLGSGSGENKTIWVGDLHHWMDENYLHTCFASTGEIASIKLIRNKQTLLSEGYGFVEFFSHATAEKVLQNYAGILMPNTEQPFRLNWATFSTGDKRSDNAPDLSIFVGDLAADVTDSLLHETFSSKYPSVKAAKVVFDANTGRSKGYGFVRFGDENERSQAMTEMNGTFCSSRPMRIGAATPRKSSGYQQQYSSQGGYVSNGTPTQGFQFDGDSTNTTIFVGGLDPNVTDEDLRQPFSQYGEIVSVKIPVGKGCGFVQFANRNNAEEALPKLNGTVIGKQTVRLSWGRNPANKQQFRSDFGNQWGGAAYYGGPVYEGYGYALPPHHDPSMYAAASAAYGAYPVYGTHQQQVS from the exons ATGCAATCGAACGGCTCTGATTCGTCGGTGCAACAGCAGGAGCAGCAGCAACCGAGTAATAACCATAACCAACGGCCGCAGCAGCCGCAACAGGCCCAAGCTCAGACGCCGCCGCCGCAGCAGTGGATGGCTATGCAGTACCCGACGACGGCGATGGTAATGCAGCACCAGATGATGCCGCCGCAGCACTATGCGACTCCTCCGCCTCCGCCGCAGCACTACATGGCGTACCACCAgtaccagcagcagcagcacatACAACACcttcagcagcagcagcagttgGGATCTGGCAGCGGCGAGAATAAGACCATCTGGGTCGGTGATTTGCACCATTGGATGGACGAGAATTACCTTCACACCTGCTTCGCTTCCACCGGCGAG ATTGCCTCCATCAAGCTTATTCGCAATAAGCAGACTCTTTTATCCGAGGGCTACGGCTTTGTGGAATTCTTTTCACACGCAACAGCTGAGAAAGTTCTACAGAACTACGCTGGCATTCTAATGCCCAACACAGAACAGCCCTTCCGTCTGAACTGGGCTACATTTAGCACCGGTGATAAGCGTTCAGATAATGCTCCTGATCTTTCCATTTTTGTAGGAGATTTAGCTGCAGATGTTACAGATAGTTTATTGCACGAAACTTTTTCTAGTAAATATCCATCTGTTAAAGCTGCAAAAGTCGTCTTTGATGCCAATACTGGCCGTTCAAAGGGTTACGGTTTTGTGAGGTTTGGGGACGAGAATGAAAGGTCACAGGCTATGACTGAAATGAATGGTACCTTTTGTTCCAGCAGGCCTATGCGCATCGGTGCTGCAACTCCTAGGAAATCATCTGGGTATCAACAACAATACTCTTCACAAG GGGGTTATGTTTCAAATGGTACACCAACCCAGGGATTCCAATTTGATGGAGATTCTACAAACACAACA ATATTTGTCGGGGGGCTTGATCCAAATGTTACTGATGAAGATCTCAGGCAGCCCTTCTCTCAGTATGGCGAGATAGTTTCTGTTAAAATACCAGTTGGAAAAGGATGTGGATTTGTACAATTTGCTAACAG AAATAATGCTGAGGAGGCATTGCCGAAACTCAATGGCACAGTAATTGGCAAGCAAACAGTCCGACTTTCATGGGGACGCAATCCAGCAAATAAGCAG CAGTTCAGATCGGATTTTGGTAACCAATGGGGAGGTGCCGCCTACTACGGAGGACCTGTTTATGAAGGTTACGGCTATGCTCTACCACCACATCATGACCCTAGCATGTATGCTGCAGCTTCGGCTGCATATGGAGCTTATCCGGTGTATGGCACCCACCAACAACAAGTAAGCTGA